The genome window CTTCGAGTTTTTTATTTGATTCTTTTAGTCTATATAAGGCGATATCTTTTTGCTCTTTTAAATTTATGATATTTTTACTTACTTCTTCGTACTCTTTTTTGGCTATTATATCAAGTACTTTTTGTAGTCTTGCTTTAGCTTCCTCTTCTTTGCTTAGAAGAAGGCTGAGTCTATTTACTTCGCTTTCGTTAGCTTTGATGTCAAGCTTGGCTGAATTTAGTTTGGCTTTGTTGCCTTCATAGGTGCTAGCTAAAATTTGCCTTTGGCTGTTGTATAAATTTAACTGAGATGAATTTAGCTTATTTATCTCGTCTTTACTTAAATTTGATTCGTTAATGAGAGCATACAGTAAGGCAATGTCCGAGTTAATCACCGCTAGATCGTCTTGTTTGCTCTATAGCGAGGCGTCGGTTACAGTTGGGTCTATTTGTATTAGGATGTCTCTTTTTTAACTCTATCCGATTCTTTAACGAATATCTTTGAGACCACTCCGCTTTCAAGAGGTTTTAGTATCTTTATCTCTCCGCTTGGTATGACCTTACCGTTTGCGCTTACCACTACGTCTACTTTAGCTAGTATCAGCCAAGCGGTAGCAAATATCATAATAGCCAGTACTAGATAAAGGATGATTCTGCCAAGAGGATTAAGGGGCTTGTCTTCTATTTCTATAAGTAGGGGTTTAAATTCGTGGAGGTCGTTCAATATTGTCCTTTGTTTATCGCACTATACCATTTTTTAAATTTAAGCTTGATTCGTATTGCCGGTTTCTTGCTGGCTATTTAAAAAGTAATAATACCCCCTTTGCTTCATCAAGCTTTCGTGATCTCCTTTTTCTATTAGCCTTCCTTTATCCAGCACTATTATCTCGTTACAATCTTTTACGGTACTTAGTCTATGAGCTACGATAAATACGGTTCTGTTTTTCTTGATGGCTGCAAGGTTATTTGATATTATCTTTTCGCTTTCGTAATCAAGCGCGGAGGTAGCTTCGTCAAATATTAAAATTCTAGGATTGGTTAGTATGGCTCTTGCAATCGCAATACGTTGTTTTTGACCACCCGAAAGAGACGAACCTTGCTCTCCCACTAAGGTATCGTAGCCCTCAGGTAACGCGCTTATAAACTCATCGGCTCCCGATACCCTTGAAGCTTGCAAGATTAGATCCATAGAGGCGCTTGGATAAGCATAAGCTATGTTTTCTTTAACGGAGCCGCTAAAAAGATAGCTATCTTGCAGCACCACTCCTATGTTTTGCCTAAGCCAGGATGGATTCATATGCCTGATATCGACTCCGTCTATATAGATAGCTCCCTCGTTTGCGTAGTATAGTCTTTGAAGAAGTCTGGTTAGAGTGCTCTTTCCGCTACCGCTTCTACCTACTATGCCTATACTTGTGTTTGGTTTTACTTCTAAGCTAAAGTTTTGAAGCACGATAGGAGAGTTTGGAGAGTATTTAAAGCTAACGTTATCAAATTTCACTCCGCCTTTTATCTCATTTAGGGTTATAGCATTATCGTTTTCTTGCTCTTTTGGAGTATTTAGTATGTCTCCTAGTCTATCTACGCTAAGAAGAGCTTGCTGAAATTCGTTCCAAAGACCTACCAGCCTCATTATAGGAGCGCTAAATTGTCCCGCAAACATCTGAAAGGCTATTAGCTGACCTACGCTTAGCTTGTTTTCTATAACTAGGCCAACTCCTAGATAGAGTATAGATAGCGTCATTAGCTTTGAAAGAGCATTTGCGATGCCGGATAAGATATTTGATAAATTTGAAAGCTCAAAGCTTGATTTTACGTATTTGGCTAAAAAATCCTCCCAAAGGCGCTGCATACTGCCCTCGATCGCTAGAGATTTAACGGTTGATATACCGGTGATTGATTCGACCAGATAGGAGTTTGATCTGGCTCCCATTTGAAATTTATCTTCTAGCCTTGCTCTAAGCCTTGGAGTAGCAAAGAAATAAAGAGTAGCTATAATAGTAACGAAAGCTAATGCCACCGAAGTAAGCTTAACGCTATAAAGTAGCATCATTATTACAAACACTACGCTAAAAAGCATATCAAGCAGAACGGTAACGGATTTATTGGCTATAAACTCCCTTATACTATCTAGTTCTCTAACTCTAGCTACTATGTTTCCTACTTTTCTGTTTTCAAAGTAGATCATGGGTAGTTTTATTAGATGGTCAAATAGCATAGCTCCAAGCCTGGCGTCTATCTTTGAAGTAGTGTGGGCAAATATATAGTTTCTACTTAGGCCCAAAAGCATTTCAAATATAATTACCGCCACAAATGCTAATGCTATGACGTTTAGGGTGCTAAGCGAGTGATGAACTAAAACCTTATCAAGCACCACCTGGGTAAAAAGAGGAGTAACTAGACCGAATAGCTGGATAACGAAAGATGCTATTAAAATTTCGCCTACTATCTTTTTATAGCTTAACATCCTAGCGTAAAACCAACCAAAGCCGAATTTTATCCTATCGTTTAAGAGCTTATGCTTTAAGACTATCATCTTTGGATTTGGATTTAGGATATTAAGCAGCTCTTCAAATTTGATAGCGTAAGGTTCGTTTTTGTCTTTAAAGATTAAGACTTCGTTTTTAGAGGCGTCGACTTTTAAGATATTAAAATAAACTCCGTTTTTATCCCTAGCTATGCAAGGTAGCGGATAGGAGGTTAAATTTTTAACGGTTAAAGGTTTAATCTTAGCCTTAAAGCCCTTGTCTTTTGCTATTCTTATAAGCTCTTCAAAGCTTGGAGTGCTATTTAGGGCGTAATCTCTTATTATGGCTCTGCTGTCTATCCTAACGTTATTTAGAGCCCCCTACTATCTCTAAGCTTCTTAAAGCGCTTTGCAATCTACGCTCTTTTCGTTTATTAAAAAGCGTTTTACCGTAAGCATATTTGCTTGTAGTAACGCCTCTTCGTTTTTGATGAGATTTTCGTTAAATTTAACCTTACTTTCAAGCACGCTTAGTTTATCCGACTGCGAGTTTAAATTTAGTCTTTCTTGCATGCTCAAAAGCTCTTTAGAGTAAGAGGTTAGCTCCGAAGTAGTTTTTAGCTTTTCTAAATTTGAATGCAAATCGTCATTTATATTTCTAGCCTCTTTTTCGTACCGCCTTTTTGCTTCGTTAAACTGCTCTTTGGCTAAAAGTAACTCAAGAGATGCGCTTTCTATGCTAGCTTCCCTGTTAAAGCCGTCAAAGAGATTATAAACCATACTAAGGCCTATCCTGTACCCGTTTCGCTGAGTATCGTCCCAAGAGCGGCGAAAGTTGTCTCTGTCGTCCCCGTAAAAGTCGTACTTAGCATATAGATAAAATGCCGGATAATACTCCCTCTTTTTTGATTCAAGAGCGCTTTGTTTAGAAAGGATTAGAGCGTTTAACTCTTTGGCCTCGGAAGTTTGTTCAAATGCAGGTAGAGGGGAGGAGATTAAACTATCTAAATTTAAAGTTTGAGGCGAAATGCCGGGAGCTTGATTTAAAGATTTGGTTTGATTAGTTTGATTAGTTTGATTAGTTTGATTAGCCCGTTTTAAAGAAACGGAGGTTTGATTAAATTTATCTCCTATATCCTCGCTGCTAAAAGGCATTATCTCATCTTCTATATAGATATCCTCTCCGCTTAAATTTGATATCTCGCTAATGAGATTTTTTATCTGCTTATTTAGACTTGCTATATTATCTTCTATCTCTACTAGTCTTATGGCGCTATTTGTCATTGCCGTTTTTGTATGATCGCCGTTTTCATAGAGGCGTTTGGATGTTTCGTAGATCTCTTTATTGATTTGTTTTAGTTTGCTATAGGAGTTTAGTTTGTCTTTGCTATCTAGCAGATTATAATATAGCTCAAGCAGTCTTAGTTTAGCCTCATTTAGCGTCACGCACTCTTTATAGCTTAGGCTTTGTTTTTTATAAGCGGCCGCATCTATGTTTAAGGCATTTGCTCCAAATTTATATAACTCGTAATTTAGCTTTAAAGATACCGAGCTAGCGTGTCCCGTAGAGCTTACCAGGCTTTCATCGTTTATGTAGTTGTTTCTAGCGTTTGCATACTTCTTAGAGTATTCGCTATTTGCGCTTAGGCTTAGCCTGGGATATAGGCTTGATTTAGCCGCGTTTATCTCTTCGTTTGCTAGCAGGGTTTGAAGCTTGGAAGATAGGATGGAGGGGTTGGTGGATTCTAGGGATTTAGCAAGGGAGGAAAAAGTAAAGGTTTTAGCATAGATAGATAATGAAAAACAAATAAAAAGCGATAAAACCTTCACCGTACCTTCTTTGTAAAATTAGTTAATAAAAACCCGAAAATTTAAGCGTAACAATGCTTAATACTCTATTAAAAGTAATCTTAGTTTTGATAATATTTTAAAAACAACTATATAAAGAAATTAAATATACCTTAATGATATTAAAGATAAAATACGAAGACTTTTATTTTTAGCTAAAAGGAATTTGGATTGAAAAACTTTTTGCAATCTATCTTTATACTCGCCGCCTTTGCCGCTATCCTCTTTTACCTTTCTTTTTTAGGAGTTAAATTTGATAAATTTGGATCAAGCTCTATGCCGACTGGTTTTACCGTCACGCCTGATACAAAGATAGATCCAAATTCTGATTTGGCTAGGTTTGTGACACAAGAAGAAGTAGATGAGCTTTCGTTTAAACATTGGGATATATATGACGAGCAAAAAATAAGATACCAAGAGCCAAACGCTACTTTGAAAATTTTAAGAGATCATCTTGAAGCAAAAGATACAAATGGTGTTTTAAAATTTCTAAAAGATAATAATCTAAGTGCAGATGTAAAACTTTGGGCAAATACGACTCCTCTTATGTATGCAAGCTTTCATAATGATGAAACTACCGCAAAAGAACTCATCAAGCTAGGTGCAAACCCTCATCAAACGGATAAATATAAACTCTCTCCTCTAGCTTACGCTATAGAAAACAATGCAACTAAAACGGCAAAGCTTTTATTTGAAAATGGTGTTAAATTTAAAGAGCTTGGAAAGGTGCAAATTTATCGTTCTACACCACTTTATAGCGATATAGAAAAACTCATTATAGATGATGATAATATAACGATTATATATTCTTTTAGTGGGGCTAAAAAGTTTTATTATGGCTATACTGATGAAAAAACAGGAAAGACCAGTAGATATACGTATATGTATGACGAATTACCATTTCGTTATATTGTAGAAAATAATTTTACAGAGATAACTCGTTTAGTTTTAGAGTCTGGATATAGACCAGATTGCACGGATAGAAATAGAGAAGATGATGAAGCTTGTTATCGTATGGTTGATAATGTGCCAAACTACGAACCCATGCTTGATTTACTACTTGAATATGATTTGCTAGGGCAGCCTAGCAAAGAAGAGTTGAAAAAGGCTTATGATGAATGCTATTATCAATATACTCTAGGCATACTGGGCTCATATGGTATTGATAAAAACGGCACTTACTTTATAAAATACACAAGTTTTACAGATAATGCAGATCAAAAACATTGTTCTGATAAAAACGGCACTTTTAAAGATACAAAAGAATTTATCTCTTGGGTTAATGAAAGAAATAAAACTAAGAAGTTGGATAGTTTGCTATACTCATATAAAGCATGTAATGATAGAAATAGTAAAGAGTATAGAAGAGATAATTATTGCAGAGGTTATGAACAAAAGGTATTTTTTAAGGGCAATCAGACAAAGCTTAACATAAAGCCTTATAGAAAGCTTAGCTCTGATGA of Campylobacter showae contains these proteins:
- a CDS encoding ankyrin repeat domain-containing protein — translated: MKNFLQSIFILAAFAAILFYLSFLGVKFDKFGSSSMPTGFTVTPDTKIDPNSDLARFVTQEEVDELSFKHWDIYDEQKIRYQEPNATLKILRDHLEAKDTNGVLKFLKDNNLSADVKLWANTTPLMYASFHNDETTAKELIKLGANPHQTDKYKLSPLAYAIENNATKTAKLLFENGVKFKELGKVQIYRSTPLYSDIEKLIIDDDNITIIYSFSGAKKFYYGYTDEKTGKTSRYTYMYDELPFRYIVENNFTEITRLVLESGYRPDCTDRNREDDEACYRMVDNVPNYEPMLDLLLEYDLLGQPSKEELKKAYDECYYQYTLGILGSYGIDKNGTYFIKYTSFTDNADQKHCSDKNGTFKDTKEFISWVNERNKTKKLDSLLYSYKACNDRNSKEYRRDNYCRGYEQKVFFKGNQTKLNIKPYRKLSSDEIKNIVLNN
- a CDS encoding type I secretion system permease/ATPase, whose amino-acid sequence is MDSRAIIRDYALNSTPSFEELIRIAKDKGFKAKIKPLTVKNLTSYPLPCIARDKNGVYFNILKVDASKNEVLIFKDKNEPYAIKFEELLNILNPNPKMIVLKHKLLNDRIKFGFGWFYARMLSYKKIVGEILIASFVIQLFGLVTPLFTQVVLDKVLVHHSLSTLNVIALAFVAVIIFEMLLGLSRNYIFAHTTSKIDARLGAMLFDHLIKLPMIYFENRKVGNIVARVRELDSIREFIANKSVTVLLDMLFSVVFVIMMLLYSVKLTSVALAFVTIIATLYFFATPRLRARLEDKFQMGARSNSYLVESITGISTVKSLAIEGSMQRLWEDFLAKYVKSSFELSNLSNILSGIANALSKLMTLSILYLGVGLVIENKLSVGQLIAFQMFAGQFSAPIMRLVGLWNEFQQALLSVDRLGDILNTPKEQENDNAITLNEIKGGVKFDNVSFKYSPNSPIVLQNFSLEVKPNTSIGIVGRSGSGKSTLTRLLQRLYYANEGAIYIDGVDIRHMNPSWLRQNIGVVLQDSYLFSGSVKENIAYAYPSASMDLILQASRVSGADEFISALPEGYDTLVGEQGSSLSGGQKQRIAIARAILTNPRILIFDEATSALDYESEKIISNNLAAIKKNRTVFIVAHRLSTVKDCNEIIVLDKGRLIEKGDHESLMKQRGYYYFLNSQQETGNTNQA
- a CDS encoding TolC family protein encodes the protein MKVLSLFICFSLSIYAKTFTFSSLAKSLESTNPSILSSKLQTLLANEEINAAKSSLYPRLSLSANSEYSKKYANARNNYINDESLVSSTGHASSVSLKLNYELYKFGANALNIDAAAYKKQSLSYKECVTLNEAKLRLLELYYNLLDSKDKLNSYSKLKQINKEIYETSKRLYENGDHTKTAMTNSAIRLVEIEDNIASLNKQIKNLISEISNLSGEDIYIEDEIMPFSSEDIGDKFNQTSVSLKRANQTNQTNQTNQTKSLNQAPGISPQTLNLDSLISSPLPAFEQTSEAKELNALILSKQSALESKKREYYPAFYLYAKYDFYGDDRDNFRRSWDDTQRNGYRIGLSMVYNLFDGFNREASIESASLELLLAKEQFNEAKRRYEKEARNINDDLHSNLEKLKTTSELTSYSKELLSMQERLNLNSQSDKLSVLESKVKFNENLIKNEEALLQANMLTVKRFLINEKSVDCKAL
- a CDS encoding HlyD family secretion protein — protein: MNDLHEFKPLLIEIEDKPLNPLGRIILYLVLAIMIFATAWLILAKVDVVVSANGKVIPSGEIKILKPLESGVVSKIFVKESDRVKKETS